A section of the Pseudomonas prosekii genome encodes:
- the lnt gene encoding apolipoprotein N-acyltransferase, which translates to MHRLTRPGWPGNLLAVVAGALTTLALAPYDIWPLALLAVGFFYAGLRELSPRQALGRGWCFGFGLFGAGTSWIYYSIHHFGGASVLLAGLLMLIFTAAIAWFFALPAWLWARWLRRNEAPLADALAFAALWVGQEAFRGWFLTGFPWLYSGYSQLDGPLSGLAPLGGMWLISFALALTAALLWNAPRLLRTGRKGFMAAGVLLLVGPWAAGIALKEHAWTSPAGAPLSVAAIQGNIEQSMKWDPAQLNSQLALYRDMSFSAKRVDLLIWPETAVPVLKESAEAYLSMMGTFAAERKTALITGVPIRQEVRHERRFFNGITVVGEGDGTYLKQKLVPFGEYVPLQDVLRGLIAFFDLPMSDFARGPADQAMLQAKGYQIAPFICYEVVYPEFAASLAARSDLLLTISNDTWFGRSIGPLQHLQMAQMRALEAGRWMIRATNNGVTALINPFGQITTQIPQFERGILYGEVVPMHNLTPYLQWRSWPLIIVSVLLFGWALVANRMAKTV; encoded by the coding sequence GCGTTGGCGCCTTACGATATCTGGCCGTTGGCATTGCTTGCGGTCGGCTTCTTCTATGCCGGTTTGCGTGAACTGAGCCCGCGTCAGGCCTTGGGCCGTGGCTGGTGTTTCGGTTTCGGTCTGTTCGGTGCCGGCACCAGTTGGATCTATTACAGCATTCACCACTTCGGCGGCGCCTCGGTGCTGCTGGCCGGTTTGCTGATGCTGATCTTCACCGCCGCGATTGCCTGGTTCTTCGCCCTGCCCGCCTGGCTCTGGGCGCGCTGGTTGCGCCGTAACGAAGCGCCGCTGGCGGATGCCTTGGCGTTTGCCGCGTTGTGGGTCGGCCAGGAAGCGTTTCGCGGCTGGTTCCTCACCGGTTTCCCGTGGCTCTATTCCGGTTACAGCCAACTCGACGGCCCGTTGTCCGGGCTGGCGCCGCTGGGTGGCATGTGGCTGATTTCCTTTGCGCTGGCGCTGACGGCTGCGCTGCTCTGGAATGCTCCGCGCCTGCTCCGCACAGGGCGCAAAGGCTTTATGGCTGCTGGCGTATTGCTGCTGGTCGGGCCGTGGGCCGCCGGTATCGCGCTCAAAGAACACGCCTGGACCAGCCCGGCCGGTGCGCCTCTGAGTGTCGCGGCGATTCAGGGCAATATCGAACAAAGCATGAAGTGGGACCCGGCGCAGCTCAATTCGCAGTTGGCGCTGTACCGCGACATGAGTTTCAGCGCCAAACGCGTCGACCTGCTGATCTGGCCGGAAACCGCGGTGCCGGTGCTCAAGGAGTCCGCCGAGGCTTACCTGAGCATGATGGGCACCTTCGCCGCAGAGCGTAAAACGGCGCTGATTACCGGTGTGCCGATTCGTCAGGAAGTGCGCCACGAGCGGCGCTTCTTCAACGGTATTACCGTGGTCGGCGAAGGCGATGGCACGTACCTGAAGCAGAAACTGGTGCCGTTCGGCGAATACGTGCCGTTGCAGGATGTGTTGCGCGGCTTGATCGCGTTCTTCGATCTGCCGATGTCGGACTTCGCGCGCGGCCCGGCCGATCAGGCGATGCTGCAAGCCAAGGGTTATCAGATCGCCCCGTTCATTTGTTACGAAGTGGTTTACCCGGAGTTTGCCGCAAGCCTCGCCGCTCGCAGCGATTTGCTCCTGACGATCAGCAACGACACGTGGTTCGGCCGCTCGATCGGGCCGTTGCAGCATTTGCAGATGGCGCAGATGCGTGCGCTGGAAGCAGGTCGCTGGATGATCCGCGCGACCAATAATGGCGTGACGGCGCTGATCAACCCGTTCGGCCAGATCACCACGCAAATTCCGCAGTTCGAACGCGGGATCTTGTACGGCGAAGTGGTGCCGATGCACAACCTCACGCCTTATCTGCAATGGCGCTCGTGGCCGCTGATCATCGTTTCTGTGCTGCTGTTTGGCTGGGCGCTGGTGGCAAACCGGATGGCCAAAACTGTCTAA